In Juglans regia cultivar Chandler chromosome 13, Walnut 2.0, whole genome shotgun sequence, the DNA window ATGAAGAATGAACACTGTCATGAAAGGGCAATCGATGAAATTTTGCTAATGGACAAATGTGGCAAGGTTTTTCATTAATGGAATATGTGTGCTTGCTTACAATAGGGTCAGAAACCAATTTTAATCTAGAAATAGATAAATGACCCAGGCGACAATGCCAGAGATCAGCATGAGCATCAGAATTAACAATAGAAgctgaagaagaaaaatctGTGTGAGTGTTATGAGTAGAATCTGAGAGGGATAGTGCAAGGGCTGAAGGAGAGACGTTTGTGCAGACCAAGTAGTATAGGCCATGTCTTAGctcacccttcccaatcgtttTCCAAGAAGGCAGGTCCTGAATGAAGCaacaatttgagaaagaaaacaaacaacaaTTTAGAGAATGGGTTAACTTGGTtgctgaaattaaattaaatgagaatGAAGGGACACAAAGAACATCCCTCAAAATGATAGTATCTGTCAAATGAATGGTACCAACATGTGTTACTGAGGCTGAGCTTCCATTGGGAAGCTTGACTGAGTAAGCAACAACTGAGGTAATTGAGGTGaaaagagaagtgctacagaccatatggtctgtggCGCCCGTGTCAATTACCCAATTGGAAGAAGAATTATGTAGGAaaccgtgtgtgtgtgtagagaAGGATGTAGATATACCAGACATTTTGGAAGAATGGACAGAAGAGTTAGAGGGTTGAGGTTGAGTGCCAGAGTGAAGAACATTGGCTGCAATTGAAGAATCCTGAGATTGAATCAAAGACATAAGCTGCTGATATTGAAGTTTGGTCAAACCAATCCTGTCATCACTAACAATTTCAGATTCAGTAGCATTAGAAAGAGTGGCCTGGTTAGCAAGAAAACCAGGAGGTTGCTGCTTGACATGAAACTTGTGACCAGGTGGGTAACCATTCAGCTTGTAGCATTTGTCGACTGTATGGCCAGTTAAGTTACAGTGGGAACAAATGGGGGCTGCTGCATTGCCAAGTTTGAAACAGTTTTCCAATAAATGGCCAGAGATTTTACAGTAGCTGCAATAGGGCCTGTCCTTTTTGGAAGAAGGATTTGTTTTGGAAAATCGTGAAGGAGAAAATGGTTTCTTAATGGCCAGTGCCATGGTTTCAGTGGAAGGGACAGTGGAGATCATTTGGTGGTGCCTTTCTTGTTGCTGAATGAGGGAGAATACTTTGGTGACAGAGGGAATGGGGTCCATCAACATAATCTGGTCTCGGATGGGAGAGTAGGAGTCATGTAAGCCCATTAGAAACTGAAGAACACAATCTCTCTGATATCGATCTAAAAGTGTTTTCATGGTGCCACAATTACATACGGGAATAGGGTCATAGATGGAGAGTTCATCCCAGAGAGTCTTCAGTTTACCATAATATATACTTACTGAATCATGTTCTTGAAGAAGGCTAGCTAAGGCTTTCTTGAGTTGGAAAATTCGTGGGCCATTTTGTTGAGAGAAACGGTCCTGAAGATCTTGCCAAATTTCCTTAGCATCATCAACAAAAACAACACTAGATTTAATGGAGGAACTTACAGAGTTTTGTATCCATGAAACGACCATGTCATTGCACCTTTCCCATAGGTCAAATAAAGGGTCCATGGAATCAGTAGGTTGCAAGAGGTTACCATTGATGaaaccaattttatttttcgcaCGAAGGGCACGGCGCATGGCACGAGACCAAGTGGCATAGTTGTCTGTAGTAAGAAGTTCAGAAACGAGAGTAATGGCTGGGTTATCTCCATGATCCAGGCGAAAAGGATTTGCTGGATCAGAGAGATTGAGGTAGCGAGATAAGGTATTTGTGTTAAGGTCTGAATGAGGGTTGAAGGAGGTATTTGTGTTAAGGTCTGAACTGGATTTGGGGGAGGTGGGATTTTCCATCGATATATCTCTCAGTGGCTCtgtgataccatgtaagaagaTGATAACCAGTGCTGCAACACAGCGAGACTTGGCAAAAACagtaaagaaaatagagagacgAGTGGATGGAAGAAGAACTTTATTCCTCTGTATTGTTCTGTTTTCGTATACAgagaatgcaaaacatatatacaGCAGAAAGTTCTAACTAACTAACCGTAAGTTCGAATGAGCTAGTGACATCTGTAAAGTAGAATAACAAATCaaagaataatgaaaaagaTGACAGCTTATGTACAAGGGATAGTAGGGACTAAACGACTTGTAGTTTGGCCTGTATCCTCTAACAGTGAATGAGAGAAGTTAGACATGACAACACTAATTAAAGCAAGCAACAAGTGATGATGCTCCATTAACATTTCTCCATTTCTCTACCATCCTACTTCCTAGTAAGCAAGTTGCATCATACAATGTTTGAGAGAATGCTTGTGGatgttcattttttcttctactttgtGGGGCCATTCAGAATATTCTTTCTCGACATAGACCCCTTCATTAAAGGTGTTCTCACGGTGACCGCCAGAATAAATAATGCTCTTGCCATTGCCTCTCATCTtatctttcctttccttttttctcattttatagataaataaatacaaaatagaattaaaattgCACACAGAATATAACTTGCAAAAAAGGGGATGTCAATGGCCAACTTCTAATTGGGACCATTTCCCAAAAAGTATGCTCTCCGAAACTCTTATAGCCGCAACTGAGATGCTTGCTCTCTCAGACATGCAAGGCACGTggacataatttattattttatttttggagagttgtgcataatttttagaaatatattaagaCATTTGTCGAtaacatgaaaattaaaaattaaataaaatattattaaaatatatttttttaatattatttttattttaaaatttaaaaaaattaaattatttaatttattttgtacaaaaatttaaaaaatttataataattatatcttAGATGAATTTGaatgttttataaaaacaaatgagttaTAAGATTTACCTTAATTCTATTAAATGTATGGAGATTTTAATTATCAGAAATGTTCAACGTTTTGAATTTGAGATTCAAAAAGTATTCCgaatgttgttttttttctttttacttagtgattaaagaaatgttttttaatgatgttgtgaattttttattttttttaaatatttatgatgattaaaaaaatatataaaataaaaaataaaaaaaaacttttttaacttttcggTAAATTTTCAGATTACATCTCTCGAGAAACGTAACACTACTCTTTAATGATTTATGACTTCCCATCGATCAAATCACATAGAAATTAGCTCCTTGCATTGATTgagaaataagtttattttttatttttagcaatCTTACTCTCCTCACCCTAGATTTTGTTATCccaattatatttattgatgtgaaaaattttaagtagcaattacttaaataaaagtcACTTACAAATGTGCTACATGGTAAGTATTGTTGAGGAAGAAAACATCTAGAACTACAAAcatcttttcataattttctcaaTTCAGTGCATCTTCCTTTATAAGCGGTTTTGCGAATTTCGACTTATGGACGTTGTCACATaagttcaaaatatatttcgtaaaaaataattttacaataggATATGCTACATAATGTCACGCTAAAtcataatttagttttttttttttttgtgattctcCATAGGTGTAAGATTTTTCTTACACATCACACATTTAACTCTACATACAATAGTTTGGATATCcatcattaaatttaaatacaattacatataaaaagaaagaattatatattcttaatgtatttataaaactatttcaATCTCAATTTAGGGGGACTTTTTATGGAGGAAGTAAAATAATaccgaaatttaaaaaatataaatctatttttattttggggtgCTTATgccttaactattttttaaattagagccAACGGTTCATACAATACATTGAGTCACATCATAAAGCATAAACGAATCCAATACTGATCTTTGAGATTACAGTCGTGAACGGTGTGTCTTTCCTTATCAAACTCCATCCTATATAAAGCCCTCCCGAACCCCCCCCCATTTAGGAGCTCAAGCCAAAGCTTTCGAGATTCCAGAGTTCGTAGCTACAAGATAAAGAAATCTGCATTAAGAAAGAAGCAAGGAAAAAATGGGAGGCAATGTTTACGAATTGCAGAAGCTTAATGGATCAATGGCATCTCGTGTCACCGCCTTCCATTCAAACGAGCAATGGAAATCCCACTTTCAGGCCTTTAAGGACACCAACAAGCTGGTAATTAATTCAACATTGTTCTTAATTATCTAAAGATTCATaatctgttattttttttttggtactgatattggatttggtttCCGCATGGTGCTGAAGTCGGTGGTTTATTTCACTGCTACATGGTGTGGAGCATGTAGATTCATCGAGCCAGCTTTCAAGGAGTTTTCTGCAGAATATAAAGATGCAGAGTTCATCAAGATTGATGTGGACGAGTTGGAGGTAACATGGCTagctcttttccttttttaactagaaatatttgattttgagaCTCTTTTTGAAGTATGATTGCTAACCATTTTAATGGTGAAAACAGTCTGTGGCATGGGGACTCGAGGTGGGGACATTGCCAACATTTTTGCTGGTGAAGAAAGGAAAGGTGGTAGAGAGGGTGGTGGGGGTTAGGAAGGACGAACTGCAGAAGATGATTGTGAAACACAGGGCATGAGGACCACCAATCATGCGTGGAGCATCAATCCTGCTAGCTGGGCTCTgctatataactatatatatatatatatatatatatatatgtattccaACTACAACTACTTGAAAAAGAGAGCTCAAAATAATACACACCCATTTACATATATAGGCTAAATAAGACGGTGTCTTTTCTCTTCGTTGTTAATGTAATATGCGTGAGCTTTTCTCACTTTAATTTCTGTGAGTTCAAttgttactctctctctctctctctctctctctctctctctctctctctctctctctctctcatgtcaTCGAGAACAAGAAATCATGTTGAAGTGAGGGATCTAAGATAAttaagtttattaaataaaaaaaaatactcttatgTAAAAGATATAAATCCAGAAAACATAAAAGCAAGCGTTCGAAAAGTAAGAGACTAGTACTCATGTtagcaaattaaaattaataatttcattagatattttatttatatttgataagtttataaacttatgacatttattattttattaattgtaattTATTAGTAACATAAACGATGAGTATCACAACAAAATTTCATGTTctgaaaattatatagtttaCATGGATATAGAAGGTAGAAAATGTCCTACAAAtactcgtttattttcacaaatcacaatcattctaatttcatttcatctaatcattacaatttttttaaattctcatataaaataaaataaataattcaatattttcaaatcccaaaataaaaataatattaaaaaaatatattctaataatattttatttaacttttaatttttttttcaactcatctcatctcatttacaGAAACAGACGAGACTaagtgtgtattttttttatccttttaataGTTAATTCTCACATCATTCTCTCCTATGGTATCAAGTAGTCGGAAAACTATTTATCATTTGTTACTTATCttaaagataataattaaaaggatAACAAATAGCATTCTTCAATGCCCAAATCTTCCATTATTAAGCAATTAGATTTCGTCAATGTTTTCAAGCAGCCGAATTCTAAACACTTAAACTTGGATGGACCGAATAAGATTATCATCTCTCCAAAATCCTACAAGTTATCAGTAGAAGCTCTCGAATCCGTCCATCAAATTATTCATTGGAACCGgtaactctgaaattaaaccgaaacagttttatatttttattttgataaccGTGGATGTCCAGGCCAGCTTGCGTACACCTCGACTAATCCCATGAGACCCTGAAATTAACAACCAGGAAACCTCCAGTAGCACTAAGAGGACTTGAACTAGTGACCATTGGAGAGCAAATCCAAAGCCGGACCAACTGAGCTACCCCTCAAGGTCTTATTAATACAGGTTGGGAAAGGATTGTCGAATAGacaaaacaaaatgaacaaATACAGTAACGAACGTCTAAAAAGATGGGCAGATGTTAGCATATTGAACCACATAACTTCCAAATACACCATTTAAAATGTTTTCCTCGCAATGGCACATTAAAAACCACAATCTTTACATTCGTAACacacaaattttaaattagataacCCAAAGTCATCTAGTGACAGGCAATGCAGTAGCTGAGGATGCTCTGCTTTTTCCTATGCTACTTTGTGCTACCAACAAAAAATGGCATCCCTTCAAACCTCCTTCCTACTATGCACAATCCTCcttttttattagtgaagccCGTATATTTACATTTAACTGACCTTGCAATATCAATCAGAGTTTCTGGATAGTTATAACCCTAGCCTTCAACAGAACTAGTTATCAGCTCCGCCAAGAGCTCTCCTCAAGTCAGATTTCTGTTCTTCTGTGAGCCTTGACGGGAACTTGACGTCAAACTTAATTACAATGTTTCCTTTCTTGCTTGGTTCCTTTGAGTTGGGCATTCCTTCATTTGGGATCACCATCTCATGGCCGGGTTTGACAATATCAGTCACTGAGATTGCAAGATTCCGTCCATCCAAGGTTGTCAGATTAAGAGTTACCCCTGCAAGAGCCTCCATTAGCGATATTTTCTGAGTGACCACCAGGTCATTTCCATTTCTCTTGAAAATAGCATGAGGTTTCTCGTCCACCACAAAAATTAGATCAGCTGGAGTAACGCCAGGTTCTTGGTTTCCTTTCTCAGGAAAAGTAATTTTTGTGCCCTTCTTCCAACCAGGTTTGATatctatttttaggatttcTTCAACAGTCTTAGGTCTACTGCAAAAAGATTGCTTGTATTAGTGAAACCATGAAGGGAAAAATTGGTAAGTAaaaccatgaaaaaaaaaaaatcatactacCTAAATGCAGTGGCATTTAAGAGTAAACAAACCAATTAAGAcatttatattataagtaaGAATAAAGAAACCAATTAAGACATTGCAAAGATCCAGCAGTtcggaacaaaaaaaaaaaaaaactaatcaacAAGGTTGCTTTTGAAATTCAACCAAGGACAAACGAAACCCTGATAGAACAAAGATTTTATTTCCAATAATCTAATATTAGGTAGGAGAAAAGAGGTTGTGTGTGGAACTGCAATTAAAATAGCTTATCAATTTCAGACAAATTCATAACTTAAAATAGCTTGCAACTGCAATTAACTCAGATCTGTAAACTTGCATTTCTATCATCAAGACAAAGCTAACAAAATCAACCAGGCTAAATAAACCTTGCAGTCTATTCAGCTATACACAGAACTATGTTCCTTAATCCTTAGTGGCTACAAATGACAACTTCTCTATATGAATAACAGACGGCTCAAACCAATCGAGATCTCTTTGATTGAGGTAGATGAGAATGATTGAAGCCTTGTCTGTAGTTAATGGATGGCCAAGAGAAGTCACGTAACGTCACGTCAAGGTAGATGGATACTATGAATCCTTTATCATATGAATAGAGCAGACATCGCCTTAGACGTCCATGTATCCTTTATCATCTCCTGAgttgagagagacagagagaacaGATGGATACTATCCCCTATATTTAGCAATAAACCCTATCTATTGATAGAAAGATTTCCGTTAAATActcaactttttgtttttttttacaggAGTTCATCATATCCAAGGAGCGTACCACTTGTCTTCacaccccccctcccccc includes these proteins:
- the LOC108991653 gene encoding thioredoxin H2-like, whose amino-acid sequence is MGGNVYELQKLNGSMASRVTAFHSNEQWKSHFQAFKDTNKLSVVYFTATWCGACRFIEPAFKEFSAEYKDAEFIKIDVDELESVAWGLEVGTLPTFLLVKKGKVVERVVGVRKDELQKMIVKHRA